One window of Amyelois transitella isolate CPQ chromosome 7, ilAmyTran1.1, whole genome shotgun sequence genomic DNA carries:
- the LOC132901909 gene encoding uncharacterized protein LOC132901909, whose translation MSLHDTISFRFFTDQSNSSASIKLDEASIELDEASIKLDEASIELDGASIKLDEASIKLEEASIELDEASIELDEASIELDEASIELDGASFKLDEASIKLEEASIELDEVSIELDEASIELDKASIELDEASIELDEVFIELHKASIKLDEVSIKLDEVSIKLDVAPIEAYV comes from the exons ATGTCTTTGCACGACACGATAAG TTTTAGGTTTTTCACTGATCAGAGCAATTCTTCGGCGTCCATTAAATTGGACGAGGCGTCCATTGAATTGGACGAGGCATCCATTAAATTGGACGAAGCGTCCATTGAATTGGACGGGGCGTCCATTAAATTGGACGAGGCATCCATTAAATTGGAAGAAGCGTCCATTGAATTGGACGAGGCGTCCATTGAATTGGACGAGGCGTCCATTGAATTGGACGAGGCGTCCATTGAATTGGACGGGGCGTCCTTTAAATTGGACGAAGCATCCATTAAATTGGAAGAAGCGTCCATTGAATTGGACGAGGTGTCCATTGAATTGGACGAGGCGTCCATTGAATTGGACAAGGCGTCCATTGAATTGGACGAGGCGTCCATTGAATTGGACGAAGTGTTCATTGAATTGCACAAGGCGTCCATTAAATTGGACGAGGTGTCCATTAAATTGGACGAGGTATCCATTAAGTTGGACGTAGCGCCCATAGAAGCGTATGTTTAA